The DNA region GGCGGCGAGCTTGGGGGCGGTCGCGGCGCCGCCGCTGTCCTTCGTGACAAGGACGTCGATGCGGTGACGCCGGAGCAGCGCGCGCTCCCCGTCCAGGGTGAACGGGCCCCGGTCCAGCAGGACCTCCATGCGCGCCGGGTACGGGGCATCGGGGGCGTCCACCGATCGCATCAGGAACCACAGCGCGTCCAGGTGGGCGAACGCCGCCAGCCCCATGCGGCCCGTCGTGAGGAAGACCCGCCGGCCCAGTCCGGGCAGCAGCTCGGCGGCGCCGGCCAGGGAGCCGGTGGCGTGCCACAGGTCACCGTCCGAGGGCACCCAGCCGGGCCGGCGCAGAGCCAGCAGGGGAACATGGACTGCGGCGGCGGCCGCGGCCGCGTTGAAACTGATCGTCCCGGCGAAAGGATGGGTGGCGTCGATGACCGCATCCACTCGGTGCGCACGGAGCCACTCGGCCATGCCGTCGGCTCCGCCGAATCCCCCGACGCGTACCTCCCCCGGTGGGAGCCGGGGCCGGGCGACGCGTCCGGCGAGCGAGCTGGTGACTCTGATCCACTCCTCGGCCACCAGGAGCTCCGCGAGCCGACGGGCCTCCGTCGTGCCGCCGAGGACGAGCAGGTGCAAGGGCATGGGACCGGTCCATCCATGAGCAGTGAGGCGCAGGGCGGGCGCAACGCCCAACTCAAGCACACCGGTCTGCGACCGGGCTGGACGACCGGCGCCTGCGCGACGGCGGCAGCCACGGCCGCGTACACCGCGCTGCTCACCGGCGAGTTCCCCGACCCGGTGACCATCACGCTGCCCCGGGGCCAGACCCCCGCCTTCGCTCTCGCGGTCGAGGAACTGGCCGGCGGCCGGGCCACGGCGGGAGTGGTCAAGGACGCGGGCGACGACCCGGACGTGACGCACGGCGCGCTGGTGCGCGCCACCGTACGGTTGCTGCCGCCCGGCTCGGGGGTGGTGTTCCGGGCGGGCCCCGGGGTGGGGACGGTGACGCTCCCGGGGCTGCCTCTCGAAGTCGGGGAGCCCGCGATCAACCCCGTCCCCCGCCAGATGATGCGGGACCACATCGCACGTGTGGCGGCCGTGCACGGGGGCACCGGTGATGCCGAGATCACGGTCTCGGTGGACGACGGCGAGGAGATCGCACGTTTCACGTGGAACCTCCGCCTAGGCATCCTGGGCGGGCTCTCGATCCTCGGCACGACGGGCGTGGTGGTGCCGTACTCCTGCTCGGCCTGGATCGAC from Streptomyces sp. B1I3 includes:
- a CDS encoding cobalt-precorrin-6A reductase, producing the protein MHLLVLGGTTEARRLAELLVAEEWIRVTSSLAGRVARPRLPPGEVRVGGFGGADGMAEWLRAHRVDAVIDATHPFAGTISFNAAAAAAAVHVPLLALRRPGWVPSDGDLWHATGSLAGAAELLPGLGRRVFLTTGRMGLAAFAHLDALWFLMRSVDAPDAPYPARMEVLLDRGPFTLDGERALLRRHRIDVLVTKDSGGAATAPKLAAAREAAIPVVVVRRPPAPEGVPVAGTPEDAVAWLRGVTGANA
- a CDS encoding cobalt-precorrin-5B (C(1))-methyltransferase; translation: MSSEAQGGRNAQLKHTGLRPGWTTGACATAAATAAYTALLTGEFPDPVTITLPRGQTPAFALAVEELAGGRATAGVVKDAGDDPDVTHGALVRATVRLLPPGSGVVFRAGPGVGTVTLPGLPLEVGEPAINPVPRQMMRDHIARVAAVHGGTGDAEITVSVDDGEEIARFTWNLRLGILGGLSILGTTGVVVPYSCSAWIDSIRRGVDVARAAGHRHVAGCTGSTSEKTVVSEYGLPEIALLDMGDFAGAVLKYVRRHPVDRLTICGGFAKLSKLAAGHLDLHSGRSQVDRPFLARLARQGGASEELAAEIEVANTGLAALHLCMAAGVPLGDLVAVTARDQALSVLRGAPVTVDVICIDRAGTVVGRSAAR